Part of the Lolium rigidum isolate FL_2022 chromosome 6, APGP_CSIRO_Lrig_0.1, whole genome shotgun sequence genome, TAGATATCCTTGTTGCCTTCCTTCGTGCCTAGTCTGTCATATAGCTCATCATAGGCCTatccccttgcttcactcacgGCTCGCCTTGCATTCTTCTTCACCTCTTTGTACTTCACCATGTTTCTATCGTGGTGCCAGCTCTTGTAGCACTCCTTCTCCTTGAAAGCCTTTTGGACATCCGCATTCCACCACCATGTGTCCTTAGCTTCATGCTTCTTACCCTTTGTCACTCCAAGCACCTCCCTAGTTACCTTGCGAATGGAAGTTGTCATCTTCACCCACATGCTATCTGCACCTCCCTATAAATAGAGCAATTGCATAAATTGGGTTTTGAACCCGTGATATAACCTGCCAACATGGGTAATAACCGCAAAGAGCTTAGGGTATCAGCAAAGGGAAATTTAATAGTAAACCTTGCAGTTGTATACTATTCGATTCCACAGAAGTATGCTTATACTGTGCTTTGCATATAGTGGCCTTTTCCATGTTATTTGAATCTGACGCTAAGATCAAAAGGTACCATGATTAATTTGACATGTATAGCAGAATATGAGGATTAACTGCATTATGCATTGCTGTGTGATTGTATTTAACTGCCATCGGATGAAGTTTCACCTTTATTAATTCTGTTTGATAGGTTACTTTTGTTGAAGCTCTTGATCAATTAATGCCTGGTTTTGATCCCGAGATTGCAAAATTGGCACAAAGGATCCTTATCAATCCTCGTAAAATTGACTATCACACTGGTGTGTTTGCAAGCAAGGTTAGTTCCAACTTCAACTTAGCATTTGCGGGCAATGTATATATTTTGGACACTACTCTCTAATTTACAGCTTGAAGCATCTGTGTCTTTAGATTACCCCGGCAAAGAATGGTAAGCCTGTGTTGATCGAGTTGATTGATGCTAAGACGAAGGAACACAAAGAAACACTTGAGGTAAAGACAGTAGAGTTCTTCTTTTCGCCCTCACCTTTCATTGTAGATGATTTGTGCTATTATCTGTATCAGTATATTGTCTTGTGCTGTTCCCTGCTGTTGCTGTTATCCTACAATGACTTAATTGTTCTGGAAAAGTATGATTATTCAGTGTCATTTGTAAAAGGGAGATTTTGTGTTTGCAGGTGGATGCAGCCCTTATAGCTACAGGAAGGGCGCCGTTCACCAAAGGACTTGGCTTGGAAAACGTGCGCACATGAAAATGTTTGCTGCCAAAGTTTACAAAGTTCTATTCTATTTATGCATAAATAATTCGTTTTTTTCTTCAGATGAATGTTGTTACCCAACGTGGTTTTATTCCAGTTGATGAGCGGATGCAAGTTATGGATGCAGATGGCAATGCGGTATGCTAAATTACATAGTGCCTCCTTTTATTTGTTGTTTCAAACGTCGACCCGAAGCCGTATACACCTTGGACTATTTTTTATCTCATAAGTAATACTTAGACATCTATATGCAAGTACTTTTGATGAAAAATCTATCAACATTATTTCCATGTGGCAAACAAGAAAACTTTCGTATATAGTGCCAACACACTTGTCTTCCTTTGCAACAAAAATATCTCCAGAACATGACTCATTGCGACATAAACATCTAATACTGTGCAGGTTCCGAATTTGTATTGCATTGGAGATGCCAATGGTAAACTCATGCTTGCTCATGCGGCCAGCGCGCAAGGAATCTCCGGTAGACAGTTTGTTCACACTGTACTTCTATGCATGTTTTGTTGCAAGTTAACAGTTGTTTGATGAGTACTTGCTTATCTGAATATAGTTGTTGAGCAAATATCTGGAAAGGACAACATTCTAAATCATCTAAGCATCCCAGCTGCCTGTTTCACTCATCCTGAGATCAGTATGGTTGGGCTGACAGAGGTAGGTCAAATTTCGTACCTCCATATTAACCTCCTCTGCTCAGTTTGGCTAACCTCCCGTAAAGTAAAAGGATCATGCAACCTTTATATAAAAAGGAACAAATGTGTGTATAGAGGTTCAACATGTGTTTAATTTCGAGAGAATGGTTGAATAAAAAATGTCCTAATCACAATTTTTTTACAGCCACAAGCGAGAGAACAGGCTGATCAGGAAGGATTTGAAATAAGTGTTGTTAAGACCAGCTTTAAGGCTAACACAAAAGCTCTGGCAGAGAATGAAGGCGATGGAATTGCCAAGGTAATTCTGTTTCCACGTCTTATAGTTGAGTTGGGTGCTTGCGACGGACATAACAGCCTGAGTAATGCTGAGTCTATGCAGTAGTTGGCTAGTTGCTTGAAGTTTTACCTTGAAGATGACATGTACTCTGACTTTTCTTTGCAGATGATTTACCGACCTGACACTGGAGAAATTCTTGGAGTTCACATCTTGGGCTTGCATGCTGCTGACCTCATCCACGAGGCATCAAATGCTATCGCCCTAGGAACTCGCGTACAGGTCAGTGTGGCAGCCATTTTGTTATTTGTTTGAGTATGCTTAACTGTTATAAAGCTTATTTGCTCACAACTGTTTGCTCCATGCAGGATATCAAGCTTGTTGTTCATGCGCATCCAACTTTGTCTGAAGTTCTGGATGAGCTCTTCAAAGCTGCAAAGGTATTTATATGTCTTGTTTACTTTTGTTATGTTTAGAGATTAGAATTTCTTTTGACAAAAATATGGAGAACCATATATGTTACGTTCCTTTATTTTCTTGTCAGGTCACAGGTATTCCGCAAGCTGTAAGCGAGCCAGTTGCAGCTTAGAGAGGAACAGGAGCGGAATCCAAATCATCTTGCCTTAGGCCATAGCCCCGCTTTGGTTGCCATTTGCTACTTCACCAGCTACTGGTGACCATAATTAGTAATGAGCTCCACACTGTTAGTGCCAAGCTATCAATTTGTTGAGGAAAAGAGAAGATTTACTGCTTCGCTCTATATATGTATCAAATACTTACAATTTTTGTAGCCTGTTTAGCCATTGTAGATTGATCAATTCGTCCACATGAGAATAACTGTCTTGGAGCAGCCTCGAAACACAAGACTTAGATCTAACTTCAGGTGTTAACGACTGCCCATGTATTGAGATTTGTGATGTTTTTTCACAGTCGAAAGCAACTCCATTACTTCAGAAAATTGTGAACCAGCAGCATCGGAGTATTATccaaattttaaaattcaaaatgtttgagGTTTTGAACAAAATTTGATTCAAGAGTTGTTTCCCCAGTTGGTTTTATCACAGCGAGATTTTGAAGCAGAGTCCTACTCCCTCTGTTTGGCATACGAGTCCACTTGTACTATTTTAAGTCCAACTTTGACCATCAAACTCTGAATCTGAATTCATATTTTTTGTGCCTTAGgtagaaacttttttttttcaaaacaaaatataaattataaaatGCTGGGAACTCCTTTCATATCTGAATTCAGTGATATAACTTTTGTGGCATATAATGTATATTTTATTAGTCAACTTGGTAATCAAAGGAAATATGATGGAGACTTGTAATAGAGGCAAGGATTACAAATCAATGAGTCGGCGAGTCGATCTGGGGTAGGGTAGCGACTCGCAGACTAGTCAAGACTCATGTTGAgtagtcaagttcagcaataggTACTATAAAATACCGTAATATATAATACTAGTATGCAAATATGTAAAACAATAGAAGACGGAAGAAGGAGAGTTGTGGGAGGATCTGGGAGAGAGGAGCATAACGGCAACAACCAATGGAGGGAGGAGCAGACCAGCACCCACATCAACCAGTGGAGGAGCCTcagagcaacaacaacaacatgtgGAGGAGAAGATCAGGAGCCACAAGGGATATGTGGCGGTGCCATGAGCTTGCAGTGGCGGGGGCCAGCAGGATTGTGGCAAGAACGACTAGGGGAGAGTTGTAGGTAGGTAGGAACGAGGATTTCTTTTGGGTTTCATGGGTAAAACTATGTAGCTTGATCTAGATTTTATATGCAATATTGAAAGAAAAAAGAGGGTGTGTTTATTTTTTGAGTCGTTTGACTTAAAAAAGGGACCAGTCGAGGTTAGTTGTGACTAATCGAATGAGTCGCTCGACTCATCCAACAAGTCAAGTCGAGACATCGAGTCGTCCTCATAGTTGCTACTCATTGACTAGTGGTGGACTAGTCGCGACTAGTCGAACGACTCGAAATCCATGGATAGAGGGACCATTTCATTATGTTTGGGTGGTTTTTTCGTGAACATGAAAAGCTAATACATGTAGTAATAATATAGTACTCCCTTTGAccccttttaattgactcagaattAGTATAACTTTGTACTAATCTCGAATCAATTAAAAGGGATCGGCGGTACTATGACTTATCATCAATGGCTCATTGTCCCACTCTATGTAATCTTGATTTTATGTTATCAGCCGTCCTTTAAACATTTGTAAAACGCGATAATTTTACTTGGAGGTGTTCACCACATTTGCAGGGGTTTATTATATTAATGATGTCAGAGGCTTTTGGATTTCTTATATTAGcttagatttgattctatttgcATGTTATGAAGGCCGGTTCTTTACACTATGTTTTTAACGGGGAGAAGCCCCTAAGGGTCTAGATCCCATTAATAGCGACAGCGGAAGTACAAAGTAGAATGGAACaacgagaaaataaaaatatCAACTAGGTTCTTAACTTTTACAAAGAAGGTTCTACAAAGAATTAAAACATGCAATTAGGTCCTTCGCCGCATCCAAGAGGGAGCTCCAACCATGGCCATCTGAAATGATAGAGATGGtaccctagagggggtgaataggctctACAATTTGTTAAATTCTTTTGCAATTTTAGCCTTTGCGGAATAGTAAGTGAGCTTAATTCAAACTGGGTTAGACAACTTAAATAATGATACAAGATACTTCAAGTACGAAGACTATCACAAACTTGAATAACACAAGTAAAGAGATCGGTTAGGAATAACcgaagcacgcggagacgaagatgtatttctGCATTTCCTTCCTTGGGAGGATGGTACGTCATGTTGGCGAGGTGTGAGATCCCACGAAGGACTTCTcaacaccacgaaggctcaccttcttctccggagcctatcccactaaGGAATAGCTCACTTATTCGTGATAGATTTTAGGTTAGCCTCCAAACCATCACAAACTTATTTTTGGAGCAAAATCCACAACCCAGATGCTTTCGAGCAACCCTAGCCGCCTAGGGTTTCCCACAAACTCAAGAGTAACAAGCTTGCTCGATGAACTCAATGATGTTTAACTTAGTGGGATCCTAAATCGGGACATCATCTTGCTTTCGAGAAAGGAATTTGGCTTTGGTTGGGTAGAATGGTAGATCCTCAACAAATGGTGTTTCTGCAATGGTGTGTGAGAGAGAACATAAGGATGTGAAATAAATGGCTGACCTAACACGTACCTCCTCAAGGAGGAAAATGgggtatttatagtccaaggagaAAATTAGCCGTTTGGGGGAAATTTCTGCGACCCGACCCAAACCGGCTGTAAGTTCAGCGGTGTCGAACCACACTCCAGATGGTCCGACGTACAAACCAGCGGACCCAAACGTCGCCGGATTGGCTACCAGCACACAAGGCTGATCCGGTTCAAACCATCACTTCGGTTTCCTCGCCAGTTTGAATCCGGCTAGCCGGAAACCAGTTCGACGGCCGCCATAGTAGCGCTCGGTATATCGATTCAGTATATACTGGAAATTCCGGCATCCTATCGACTAATTCCAGCGGTGAGCACGACGCCGCCAGTTTCCACACATGTTTTGTAGAAATCCCTCAAACTTCATTTTCTCAAAAGACTAAGCTCTCCCACAAAGTGTGATGGATCTATTTGGTGGTAGGATGTGTGTGTATGGCTTTCACAGCATCCCCTTCGAGCTCATCGACATCACCCCTCTTAATAGTGTGGTGTTTCCTCTAGGCTCAAAGATTAACAACATAAAAATAAAGCGAAAACACCGAAACTTCTCTTGTAAAGAAAATGGGAGGTCGCTTACCACCTTCTAACAACGCTTGTGGACTAAACCCTGTGTAGACACTCATATGTAACATTAGTCCGCACTTTAactccggtgtcatcattaaccaaaATAAATGTTAATGATAAAACACCCTTACACCATCTTCACCGAAGCCCGGGACTACGCCACTTGGCTTTGAGTCGGCATTGAACGCCAAGGCGAGATCCACATAGGGCCTATTGAAAGAACAACGGGTAACATCTCTGGCAAGCGTAGCCACCAAGTGACCTTCTGAGTCGGCCGACGATATTGTACTCTAGATCAAGGTATCCCAATTCCAAGGAAGATTGACACGGGAGTCAAATTCGGCAGTCTACAACCTCCACCCAACGGCATCACTACGAGCAGATGAGATCAGCATAGCCGCATCCAGCACTGATGCTAAGCTACCGATGTAACCCGTATTGAAAAAGTCGCAACTAACCTTGCTCATCATCGCCTCCGGCTCCGACCATAGGAGCACCACCATGAGAGCAAGAAAGCGAGCCAGTACCAGATCCCACCTAAGGGGCCTAGCACCTTCCCCCCGACAAGAAGTTGATGATCGACATGATGCCAAGCAACCCTACAAGATCTACTTTTATTGAAGCTACTATTTATGGCACCTCTTCTCATAGTTATCAGAATCATCCTACTATCCGATTCTACAACTTTACGACCCAAATTGAGTGGAACGATTCAACAATTCTGGTAAGTAGAATCTAAGATTTTACGATTCTTAAAGTCAAGATCCTATGGTTTGCGATTCTACCATAGAAGTTCTAATCCGATTCAAAATCATGATTCTAACAACATTGCCTCTCCTTAGTCCTTTCTTGTCGGCATCCCCGCCGAGAAGAGCCCTCTCAAGAGAGTAGGTGGCGTAGGAGCTTTCGGGAGAGAAGAGAGTGAAAGAGAGGGGAAAGTGGTTCACATCTTACATTTTATCCTTCTTTACACTTCGACAATGAACTCAACAGATGAAtacacttaaggtgttgtttggtaCTAAAGGTATGTTGGGATTATTGGGCAtaatgtgctatcatgtttggCGTCGACCTTCTCTAAATTCTAGTACTATATAGGTATTTAGCTTGGTAAAccggcgctatagcgcgctattttttttcatttgttcAAATCTCTACCTTCTCTCAATCCCATAAAAATCTCCATGCAACATCAATCCCATAAAATCTCTACTttcacttaatcccatcttttttTCATTTGTACGTTCACTCAATCCATAAAATCTCTACTTTCACTCCAtcccattttttttcttcttttcatttGTTCAAATCTGTACCTTCACCCACTCCCATAAAATCTCTACCTTCACTCAATCCCATAATCCTCAATTTAATAAGATGTAACATATTGAGTATTTAAGAAATTACTAGGATCTAGGATGTTGGCTTCACATAAGTTGGAGCGGCTGACAAAGAACTTGACATGGTGATGTTCGTACATGGAAAGGGTGTACAAATGAAAATATGGCTATATCTGTATTATATCTGCATTGTTTGTTGGTTTGGGTTGCTAACCAAACATTCCGCTCGATAACAACAGATTTTGTGGCGTATAACTATAGAACACAAGGCGATAGGGTAAAACCCATCCAGAACTATGTCTGTCGGCAGCGATGTTGGCGGTTTGTTCCGTCTATGGTGGCCTTAGAGCCTTGGAGGTGCTGCGGACTACAATCCCTCGCTGGCGAGAGGCTTCCATTCGttgttcaggttctttttcagtgTGATGGTGAGGTGACAGCTACATCCTAAAGCCAGAATAAGGTTCTCCCCCCTCTTCTTGCTTTGATGGTGTGTCTAGCCTGGTGGAGGGTGCGTGGAGTTGTGTGGCCGGCAGATCTCCCGAGATCCAGTTTGTTTTCGTGTTCATCGATATGGTTACAGGTTTAGCTCTTCCGATTTACGGTTTTCATCATAAACGATAGTTGTTGGTCTGTTTTTTGGCCCTTTGAagtcttagcacgacgacttactATTTGTCTAATACAGTACACAAGTTTACAACAAACTCAAGCTTTATCCATCTCCGATGATAGAGGGGCGAGGGCGGCGACGCTCCTTCGGGTCGCTCCAGTACTCGAAGTTGTCTCTAGGTGTTCCAAATGCTTGTTTGTAATTTCTGTTAGACCGGCGGGTTTTAACTTTTTTAGAAAGCATTCCGTTCGATAAATCTGACTTCCCCAcccttccattttctgttttcagCTGAGGAGTCGATCGGAATTAGGAGGAAGCCGGGCCCACGTGCAGTACGCATGTCGCCCATCTTGAGTTCTCACGCCGAGGCCCAGCAGTTAATATCTTAATCAACCCCAACCAAGCAAAGAATAGGAGGCAGGCAGcgaaagacagagagagagattcaGATCCATCCTCACCTCCCTCGGTCCTTCCTCGGTTTCTTCTCCCACCACCAGCCCCAGATCCACCCGTCCCTCCGCCGATCTCCGTCGCCAGGAGCGGCTCCTAGTGGTACAGCAGTAGTAGGagtaggaggcggcggcgccgagcaGCGCGGAGAAGATGTTCCTGTGGGACTGGTTCTACGGGGTGCTGGCCTCGCTCGGCCTGTGGCAGAAGGAGGCTAagatcctcttcctcggcctggaCAACGCTGGCAAGACCACCCTTCTCCACATGCTCAAGGACGAGGTGCGTACCCCGGATCTCACCTTACTCCCCTGATCTGCCACCATCTGGTAGATCTAATTTCTTGCATGTGTGTTTCGATCGATGCAGCGGCTGGTGCAGCACCAACCAACGCAGCACCCCACGTCGGAGGAGCTCAGCATCGGCAAGATCAAGTTCAAAGCCTTCGACCTCGGAGGCCACCAGATCGCTCGCCGAGTCTGGAAAGACTACTACGCCAAGGTTATACAGTCTATTTCTCTTCTCTATCTGTTCTGTTCTGCGCTGCCTTTTTCAAGTCAGATCTGACTGAGGAATGATTGCTTTCATTCTGGTGCTAGTTACGCCAAATTTTTTTATATCTTCTGCGTTTAATTGGAAAGAGCATATGTTGGTACTTTTAAGATTGTCGTTCATAATACTCAAGGAACGTTGCAAATCACTGAATTGCCGACAAACAGCTGACAGTATTTTCTGTAGTCCTGCATGTATTAACTTTGAAATACCGAAATGATGTTTGATCGTTACCTGTGCTAGGAAAAACCCAATAAGTTTCATGTTTGTTAGAGCCGTTTCAGGACTTGGAATATTCTTGTATAGTTGACGTGTTTAACTTGTTAGACGAATCAACGGCACATACATCTGGGTATGAACGACTAAgcactacattcttctctttatagGTTGTATTTGCATTCGCCTTATCATGCCACTTGCTACTTTGTTTTTTCCTAGTCTGATGATCTTGTCGAAATTACATGTTGTTTGTTCCTTTGTAACACAATGATCTTTGTTTTCCAGTCAATCATTATGCTTTATATGAAAACGAGaattctacaaaaaaaaatcattcatGAGTTTTACTGTCTAAAATTTCTGCAAAGTTCCTTGCAACTACTGCATTCTGAGCAGGCCCTTGCTAGTGCATCAAAGGGTTTTACCCAGGCAGTATGAAGTCATCATAGGGTTTTAGCCAGGCAGTATTAAGTCATACTGCAACCCATAAGCCTTTGTTTGGCGCTGGGAGTTTTGTGTTCCTGTTTTGTGTTTTCTATGCTGCAACAACGGTAGCTGTTATAGTGTGTGTTGAtaatttgattgtcacaattcactgTGAGGAGGCATCACAATTTTATCTGTGGTTTAAGATCTCAAGATTCTTACTTCAATATGAAATCAGCTGCCCTTATTTGAAGAGTGGACTTGTTATGTATTGGTCTATATCTTCCTTGGTAATTTTTGTGTTCTTTTGTTTTGCTTGCAAATTTAGAAAGACATGATTTGGCAAGCACATTTACGGTCTACTTGCAATTTTCATCTGCTGCTCTATGCTAATTTATTCCTACTCTTGCATAGTTGGATATACATTTTGTCTTTCACTTAC contains:
- the LOC124660301 gene encoding dihydrolipoyl dehydrogenase 1, chloroplastic-like, translated to MFSTAMSLSTAAVVAGGAVRPDAIRPADLRFCGLRREALGIRLLSASPQAAAAAKRKVLAAAATGNGAAGSGGFDYDLVIIGAGVGGHGAALHAVEKGLKTAIIEGDVVGGTCVNRGCVPSKALLAVSGRMRELQDEHHMKSLGLQVSSSGYDRQSVADHANNLASKIRSNLTNSMKSLGVDILTGFGTVVGKQKVRYGKVGFPDNEITARNIIIATGSVPFVPKGIEIDGKTVFTSDHALKLESVPDWIAIVGSGYIGLEFSDVYTALGSEVTFVEALDQLMPGFDPEIAKLAQRILINPRKIDYHTGVFASKITPAKNGKPVLIELIDAKTKEHKETLEVDAALIATGRAPFTKGLGLENMNVVTQRGFIPVDERMQVMDADGNAVPNLYCIGDANGKLMLAHAASAQGISVVEQISGKDNILNHLSIPAACFTHPEISMVGLTEPQAREQADQEGFEISVVKTSFKANTKALAENEGDGIAKMIYRPDTGEILGVHILGLHAADLIHEASNAIALGTRVQDIKLVVHAHPTLSEVLDELFKAAKVTGIPQAVSEPVAA